One window from the genome of Serinibacter salmoneus encodes:
- a CDS encoding zinc-dependent alcohol dehydrogenase: MTTQTTTPQAAMPAAQWVDTDTITVAEVPTPQIPDGWALVEVAYNGICGTDLAILHGKHPRAQHGLIPGHELSGRVVVAGDGGPGVGALVAAEPLITCGKCRACRTGSSHVCRNLGLYGIDTPGALARYVALPPQVLHEVPGDVDPKLAALVEPLAVAVHAVEQSGLQEGDTVAVAGAGPIGMLTALVARHAGASRVIISEPSAWRREVAAGYGFDVVPEGSTLTEAALAATDGEGADIVFDSAGHPAVAPELTTAVRVLGTIVIVGVHKAPAPIDLRDVCFKELTMHGVRVYTTQDVARAVELVASDALELSRLPVTVFPLEQAAQAFEAAASGADSLKVLVTPGVAQ, from the coding sequence GTGACCACGCAGACCACCACCCCGCAGGCGGCGATGCCCGCCGCCCAGTGGGTGGACACCGACACGATCACGGTGGCCGAGGTGCCCACCCCGCAGATCCCCGACGGCTGGGCGCTCGTCGAGGTCGCCTACAACGGCATCTGCGGGACCGACCTCGCGATCCTGCACGGCAAGCACCCGCGGGCCCAGCACGGCCTCATCCCCGGGCACGAGCTCTCCGGCCGCGTGGTCGTGGCGGGCGACGGCGGACCCGGGGTGGGCGCCCTGGTCGCCGCCGAACCGCTCATCACGTGCGGGAAGTGTCGGGCGTGCCGCACCGGATCCAGCCACGTGTGCCGCAACCTCGGGTTGTACGGCATCGACACCCCCGGCGCCCTCGCACGCTACGTCGCCCTGCCCCCGCAGGTGCTGCACGAGGTGCCCGGCGACGTCGACCCCAAGCTCGCCGCCCTGGTGGAGCCGCTGGCCGTGGCCGTGCACGCGGTGGAGCAGTCCGGCCTGCAGGAGGGTGACACGGTCGCCGTCGCGGGCGCCGGGCCGATCGGGATGCTGACGGCGCTGGTGGCGCGGCACGCCGGGGCCTCCCGGGTGATCATCAGCGAACCGAGCGCCTGGCGGCGCGAGGTGGCCGCCGGGTACGGGTTCGACGTGGTGCCCGAGGGCTCCACCCTGACCGAGGCGGCGCTCGCGGCCACCGACGGGGAGGGTGCGGACATCGTCTTCGACTCCGCCGGTCACCCCGCCGTGGCCCCCGAACTCACCACCGCGGTACGGGTGCTCGGCACGATCGTCATCGTCGGGGTGCACAAGGCGCCCGCGCCGATCGACCTGCGCGACGTGTGCTTCAAGGAGCTCACGATGCACGGGGTTCGGGTGTACACCACGCAGGATGTGGCCCGCGCCGTCGAACTCGTCGCCTCCGACGCCCTGGAACTCTCCCGCCTCCCCGTGACCGTCTTCCCCCTGGAGCAGGCCGCCCAGGCCTTCGAGGCGGCCGCCTCCGGCGCCGACAGTCTCAAGGTGCTCGTGACCCCGGGGGTGGCCCAGTGA
- a CDS encoding C-terminal binding protein, with the protein MSAATNRAPGAGLNVVVTECDHDAFLEEAEVAAKAGISFRVEQSTPQTLVERCADADGIVVQYARIDAAVMDAMPRLRAIGRYGVGVDSVDVPAATERGIVVCNVPDYGTEAVSDHAIGLALAVARGIPRMDRGLRAGRVDLPAVRPLHQTRGRVFGVIGLGRIGAATARKAAGLGYEVIGYDTLAEIGSVHHGVRAVSLEEVLMRSQVISLHVPLTQDTRAMIGSSELALMRPDAILVNTARGGVIDTAALVAALEAGRLGGAGIDCHEIEPLPADHPLTTFDNVVLTPHLAWYSEESYGELKRRTMQGVVDVLTGVEPRNPVNPEALASPRRVVTEEVNS; encoded by the coding sequence ATGAGCGCCGCGACGAACCGGGCTCCCGGCGCCGGGCTGAACGTGGTGGTCACCGAGTGCGACCACGACGCCTTCCTCGAGGAGGCCGAGGTCGCCGCAAAGGCGGGCATCTCCTTCCGGGTGGAGCAGTCCACCCCGCAGACCCTCGTGGAGCGCTGCGCTGACGCGGACGGCATCGTGGTCCAGTACGCCCGGATCGACGCTGCGGTCATGGACGCGATGCCCCGGCTACGGGCCATCGGGCGCTACGGCGTCGGGGTGGACTCGGTGGACGTGCCCGCGGCCACCGAGCGCGGCATCGTGGTGTGCAACGTGCCCGACTACGGCACCGAGGCGGTCTCCGACCACGCCATCGGTCTCGCCCTCGCGGTCGCCCGCGGCATCCCCCGGATGGACCGCGGGCTGCGGGCCGGGCGCGTGGACCTCCCGGCCGTTCGCCCGCTGCACCAGACCCGCGGCCGCGTGTTCGGGGTGATCGGCCTGGGCCGGATAGGAGCCGCCACGGCACGCAAGGCCGCGGGACTGGGCTACGAGGTCATCGGCTACGACACCCTCGCCGAGATCGGATCCGTCCACCACGGCGTGCGGGCCGTCTCGCTGGAGGAGGTCCTCATGCGCTCCCAGGTGATCTCGCTGCACGTCCCCCTCACCCAGGACACCCGCGCCATGATCGGCAGCAGCGAACTCGCCCTGATGCGCCCCGATGCGATCCTGGTCAACACCGCACGCGGCGGCGTGATCGACACCGCCGCGCTGGTGGCCGCGCTGGAGGCCGGGCGGCTCGGCGGTGCCGGCATCGACTGCCACGAGATCGAGCCCCTTCCGGCGGACCACCCGCTGACCACGTTCGACAACGTGGTCCTCACCCCGCACCTGGCCTGGTACTCCGAGGAGTCCTACGGCGAGCTCAAGCGCCGCACCATGCAGGGCGTGGTGGACGTCCTGACCGGTGTCGAACCCCGCAACCCCGTCAACCCCGAGGCCCTCGCATCCCCGCGCCGGGTCGTGACCGAGGAGGTCAACTCGTGA
- a CDS encoding SDR family oxidoreductase — MFAVTGQRAVVTGANRGIGLAIATTLANAGADIIAVSHSIPDGESEARTAVEAAGRSFTPIRADLADRGAVADLASRLAEEEVDILVNNGGTIRRAPAADHPDADFDHVMEVNLRSAWVLSREVGRSMLQRGRGKIINTASLLSFQGGITVPGYTSSKHAIAGLTKALANEWAPRGVNVNAVAPGYVETDNTQALREDEDRSAAILERIPAGRWAGAQDIAGAVLFLAGPASDYVHGTVLPVDGGWLAR; from the coding sequence ATGTTCGCCGTCACCGGCCAGCGAGCGGTGGTCACCGGTGCCAATCGCGGCATCGGCCTGGCGATCGCGACGACCCTCGCGAACGCCGGAGCCGACATCATCGCCGTGAGTCACTCCATTCCCGATGGGGAGAGCGAGGCGCGCACCGCCGTGGAGGCCGCGGGACGCTCCTTCACCCCGATCCGCGCCGACCTCGCCGACCGCGGCGCCGTGGCCGACCTCGCCTCCCGCCTGGCCGAGGAGGAGGTGGACATCCTCGTCAACAACGGGGGCACGATCCGGCGCGCGCCGGCGGCCGACCATCCGGACGCCGACTTCGACCACGTGATGGAGGTCAACCTGCGATCCGCCTGGGTGCTCTCCCGTGAGGTGGGTCGCAGCATGCTCCAGCGCGGGCGCGGGAAGATCATCAACACCGCCTCCCTGCTGAGCTTCCAGGGTGGCATCACCGTGCCCGGGTACACCTCCTCCAAGCACGCCATCGCGGGCCTGACCAAGGCGCTGGCGAACGAGTGGGCGCCGCGCGGCGTGAACGTCAACGCCGTCGCCCCCGGGTACGTCGAGACCGACAACACCCAGGCGCTGCGGGAGGACGAGGACCGCTCCGCGGCCATCCTCGAGCGCATTCCCGCCGGTCGTTGGGCCGGCGCCCAGGACATCGCGGGCGCGGTGCTCTTCCTGGCGGGTCCTGCCTCGGACTACGTACACGGCACGGTCCTGCCGGTCGACGGCGGATGGCTCGCCCGATGA
- a CDS encoding IclR family transcriptional regulator, translating to MDGVQLTAGEKTLVVLEKAIEHRRFTDIVAATGLAKATVHRILGTLVERGFLAPTPEGDYLPGPRFLSLTGRAFEEIDIARLVEPLAADLASQVHCTVHVGARVGDEVVYLVRADSDKPYRMPSRVGATIPMNTSGIGKSILAQVEDSEVMLYASRAGLVRRTARTLSTVEDLLAELHDVRREGFSFDREENVPGVVCIAAPIWDHTGRCMYGLSISTLALEHDEDQLRAMAPELLTTAAAMSAVLGGAAPSHP from the coding sequence ATGGACGGCGTGCAGCTCACGGCGGGCGAGAAGACGCTCGTCGTGCTCGAGAAGGCGATCGAGCATCGACGCTTCACCGATATCGTCGCCGCGACGGGCCTGGCCAAGGCCACGGTGCATCGCATTCTCGGCACGCTGGTCGAGCGGGGTTTCCTCGCGCCGACACCCGAGGGCGACTACCTCCCCGGTCCGCGATTCCTGTCCCTCACCGGGCGGGCGTTCGAGGAGATCGACATCGCCCGCCTGGTGGAACCGCTCGCGGCCGACCTGGCGTCCCAGGTGCACTGCACGGTGCACGTCGGGGCGAGGGTCGGGGACGAGGTCGTCTACCTCGTTCGCGCCGACTCCGACAAGCCGTACCGGATGCCGTCCCGGGTCGGGGCGACGATCCCGATGAACACCTCGGGTATCGGCAAGTCGATCCTCGCCCAGGTCGAGGACAGCGAGGTGATGCTCTACGCCTCGCGGGCCGGTCTCGTGCGCCGCACGGCGCGCACCCTGAGCACGGTGGAGGACCTCCTGGCCGAGTTGCACGACGTGCGCCGGGAGGGCTTCTCCTTCGACCGCGAGGAGAACGTTCCCGGGGTGGTGTGCATCGCCGCGCCGATCTGGGACCACACGGGGCGATGCATGTACGGGCTGTCCATCTCCACTCTCGCCCTGGAACACGACGAGGACCAGTTGCGCGCGATGGCGCCAGAACTGCTGACGACGGCGGCCGCGATGTCGGCCGTCCTCGGGGGCGCCGCGCCGTCCCACCCCTGA
- the kduI gene encoding 5-dehydro-4-deoxy-D-glucuronate isomerase has protein sequence MDQRYATSPDQIPGMDTAEMRRRYLVEDLFVADEVRATYTHHDRVVLAGIMPVAGEVPLVGFPEIRSEEFFDHREAGIVNVGGPGAIEVDGTRYDLEHTGCLYVGRGASRVVASSAGPENPAKFYIVSAPAHTSYPTTAVAPGQGTVRELGDPLTSNRRTLNQYIHENGIRSCQVVMGVTTLHDGSMWNTMPAHTHDRRMEAYLYFDLPQDARIIHIFGRPQETRHLVMANEQAVISPSWSVHSGVGTSAYSFVWAMAGENQAFDDMDTFPVAEMR, from the coding sequence ATGGACCAGCGTTACGCCACCAGCCCGGACCAGATCCCGGGCATGGACACCGCCGAGATGCGTCGGCGGTACCTGGTGGAGGACCTCTTCGTGGCCGACGAGGTCCGCGCCACCTACACCCACCACGACCGGGTGGTGCTTGCGGGCATCATGCCGGTGGCCGGCGAGGTGCCGCTCGTGGGCTTCCCCGAGATCCGCTCGGAGGAGTTCTTCGACCACCGCGAGGCCGGCATCGTCAACGTCGGCGGCCCCGGGGCGATCGAGGTCGACGGCACTCGCTACGACCTCGAGCACACGGGGTGCCTGTACGTGGGGCGCGGCGCGTCGCGCGTGGTCGCGAGCTCCGCCGGGCCTGAGAACCCCGCCAAGTTCTACATCGTCTCGGCGCCCGCGCACACGAGCTACCCGACCACGGCCGTTGCGCCGGGTCAGGGCACGGTGCGCGAGCTCGGGGACCCGCTGACCTCCAACCGGCGCACGCTCAACCAATACATCCACGAGAACGGCATTCGTTCCTGCCAGGTGGTGATGGGCGTCACAACCCTCCACGATGGGAGCATGTGGAACACGATGCCGGCGCACACGCACGATCGGCGGATGGAGGCCTACCTGTACTTCGACCTCCCGCAGGACGCGCGCATCATCCACATCTTCGGCCGGCCGCAGGAGACCCGGCACCTGGTGATGGCGAACGAGCAGGCGGTCATCTCCCCGAGTTGGTCGGTGCACTCCGGCGTGGGAACATCCGCGTACTCCTTCGTGTGGGCGATGGCGGGGGAGAACCAGGCGTTCGACGACATGGACACCTTCCCCGTCGCCGAGATGCGCTAG
- a CDS encoding TRAP transporter large permease yields the protein MEVAALAALILVVGIFVLLILGIPISVAVGLSSALAAASALGFENGMLTSAQQMFRGINNFSLLAIPFFVLAGVIMNNGGIALKLINAAKVMVGRAPGSLAQTNVAANALFGAVSGSAVAAVAAVGSTMGPLQAKEGYNKTFAAATNVASGPAGMIIPPSNLMIVYSLVSSSSIAALFVAGYIPGILWALVCMLVVYFYARKRPELKITERVSIGAKARIVLDAVPALLLVVVVIGGILGGIFTPTEASCIAVLYSLALAFIYRAIKVRDLKPILLESARTTGIVLFLIAVSTVMSWVMSFAKIPAMVADALFSVSSNPYVIILLIVAALLIVGMFMDPVPAVLIFGPILLPVVTAFGMSPIHFGIFMVFALSIGTITPPVGPVLFVGARISGVRIEDVSRQMLPFFGVLILLLVVVAFTPALSMWLPTLIGLA from the coding sequence ATGGAAGTCGCTGCGCTCGCCGCACTCATCCTCGTCGTCGGGATCTTCGTCCTGCTGATCCTCGGTATCCCCATCTCGGTGGCCGTCGGCCTCTCGAGCGCCCTGGCCGCCGCGTCGGCGCTCGGCTTCGAGAACGGCATGCTGACCTCGGCGCAACAGATGTTCCGGGGCATCAACAACTTCTCGCTCCTGGCCATCCCGTTCTTCGTCCTCGCCGGCGTCATCATGAACAACGGCGGGATCGCGCTGAAACTCATCAACGCCGCCAAGGTGATGGTGGGCCGGGCGCCCGGGTCCCTCGCGCAGACCAACGTGGCAGCGAATGCGCTCTTCGGTGCCGTCTCCGGGTCCGCGGTCGCCGCCGTGGCGGCCGTGGGTTCCACGATGGGACCCCTGCAGGCCAAGGAGGGGTACAACAAGACCTTTGCGGCCGCCACGAACGTCGCCTCGGGGCCGGCGGGCATGATCATCCCGCCCTCGAACCTGATGATCGTCTACTCGCTCGTCTCCAGCAGCTCGATCGCGGCGCTCTTCGTCGCCGGGTACATCCCCGGGATCCTGTGGGCGCTGGTCTGCATGCTCGTGGTCTACTTCTACGCCCGCAAGCGCCCGGAACTGAAGATCACGGAGCGGGTCTCGATCGGGGCCAAGGCGCGGATCGTGCTGGACGCCGTGCCCGCGCTGCTGCTCGTCGTGGTGGTCATCGGCGGGATCCTCGGGGGCATCTTCACCCCGACCGAGGCCTCCTGCATCGCCGTGCTCTACTCCCTGGCACTCGCCTTCATCTACCGGGCGATCAAGGTGCGCGACCTCAAGCCCATCCTGCTCGAGTCCGCACGCACCACCGGGATCGTGCTCTTCCTCATCGCGGTCTCCACCGTGATGAGCTGGGTGATGTCCTTCGCCAAGATCCCGGCGATGGTTGCCGACGCGCTGTTCTCCGTCAGCTCCAACCCGTACGTGATCATCCTGCTGATCGTCGCGGCCCTGCTGATCGTGGGGATGTTCATGGACCCGGTCCCGGCCGTGCTGATCTTCGGCCCCATCCTGCTGCCCGTGGTCACGGCGTTCGGCATGAGCCCGATCCACTTCGGCATCTTCATGGTGTTCGCCCTGTCCATCGGCACCATCACGCCACCGGTGGGACCGGTGCTGTTCGTCGGCGCCCGAATATCGGGCGTGCGGATCGAGGACGTCAGCCGGCAGATGCTGCCGTTCTTCGGGGTGCTGATCCTGCTGCTCGTGGTCGTCGCGTTCACCCCGGCGCTGTCGATGTGGCTGCCGACCCTGATCGGCCTCGCCTGA
- a CDS encoding TRAP transporter small permease — MTRFKEGLDKALEWLCVVLFALLVVTVAWQVFTRQVLNDPSGWSEELAKYTFIWLGLFAAALMFGERGHIAVDFVVRKMPAGVQHWIGVFGQLVIALFAVIVMIYGGYKVSALAWNQNLTGLPVNVGWLYTALPVAGVLILFYSVYHLISLLRHRESALEEGDPELI; from the coding sequence ATGACTCGATTCAAGGAAGGCCTGGACAAGGCGCTGGAGTGGCTGTGCGTCGTGCTGTTCGCACTGCTCGTGGTCACCGTCGCCTGGCAGGTGTTCACCCGGCAGGTGCTGAACGACCCGAGTGGCTGGAGTGAGGAACTCGCGAAGTACACCTTCATCTGGCTCGGCCTGTTCGCCGCCGCCCTGATGTTCGGGGAACGCGGCCACATCGCCGTGGACTTCGTGGTGCGCAAGATGCCGGCCGGCGTGCAGCACTGGATCGGGGTCTTCGGCCAACTCGTGATCGCCCTGTTCGCCGTGATCGTGATGATCTACGGCGGCTACAAGGTCTCCGCGCTCGCGTGGAATCAGAACCTCACGGGGCTCCCCGTCAACGTCGGCTGGCTCTATACGGCCCTGCCGGTCGCGGGCGTGCTCATCCTGTTCTACTCCGTCTACCACCTGATCTCCCTCCTCCGGCACCGCGAGAGCGCGCTGGAGGAGGGTGATCCGGAACTGATCTGA
- a CDS encoding TRAP transporter substrate-binding protein, with amino-acid sequence MKRTILTVAAAAATTLTLAACGGGFESPADSGDTADTESEAADSGSVSAADAETVYRVAFNQNDQHPQFVSITNLGQRIAEATDGMCSLEVYPNETLGTQKDTIELVQAGTLDFAIIAGPLLENFNTDFAVFNLPYTFDSQEHQRAVLDDPEITGELFASIEDQNIAVLAGMHGGIRNVYNSIQPVNTPEDLDGMKIRVIESDTNLRMMELMGGSGSPMGQGEVYTAIQSGVIDGGENNPSIFANLKHDEVAPYYSYTQHLMFPDYLISNPSVLEDMDPACNEALFAELPAALVEEGQLWVEEVEASTAAAEEAGAEFNEVDLEAFREAVAPLVEESLTNETTQELYDKVRAAAE; translated from the coding sequence ATGAAGCGCACGATCCTGACGGTGGCAGCAGCCGCCGCGACCACCCTGACCCTCGCCGCCTGTGGTGGCGGCTTCGAGAGCCCCGCTGACTCCGGGGACACCGCGGACACCGAGTCGGAGGCGGCGGACTCCGGGAGCGTGAGCGCCGCGGACGCCGAGACCGTCTACCGGGTGGCGTTCAACCAGAACGACCAGCACCCGCAGTTCGTCTCCATCACCAACCTGGGGCAGCGGATCGCCGAGGCGACCGACGGCATGTGCTCCCTGGAGGTCTACCCGAACGAGACCCTCGGCACCCAGAAGGACACCATCGAACTGGTGCAGGCGGGCACGCTGGACTTCGCGATCATCGCGGGCCCGCTGCTGGAGAACTTCAACACCGACTTCGCCGTGTTCAACCTGCCGTACACCTTCGACTCCCAGGAGCACCAGCGCGCCGTGCTGGACGACCCGGAGATCACCGGTGAGCTCTTCGCCTCCATCGAGGACCAGAACATTGCCGTCCTCGCCGGTATGCACGGCGGCATCCGGAACGTCTACAACTCGATCCAGCCGGTGAACACCCCCGAGGACCTGGACGGGATGAAGATCCGCGTGATCGAGTCCGACACCAACCTGCGGATGATGGAACTCATGGGTGGATCGGGTAGCCCGATGGGCCAGGGCGAGGTCTACACAGCGATCCAGTCCGGCGTGATCGACGGCGGCGAGAACAACCCCTCGATCTTCGCGAACCTCAAGCACGACGAGGTGGCTCCGTACTACTCCTACACCCAGCACCTGATGTTCCCCGACTACCTGATCTCCAACCCCTCCGTGCTGGAGGACATGGACCCGGCATGCAACGAGGCTCTGTTCGCCGAGCTGCCCGCCGCGCTCGTGGAGGAGGGCCAGCTGTGGGTCGAGGAGGTCGAGGCCAGCACGGCTGCTGCCGAGGAGGCCGGTGCCGAGTTCAACGAGGTGGACCTGGAGGCCTTCCGTGAGGCCGTCGCCCCGCTGGTCGAGGAGAGCCTGACCAACGAGACCACTCAGGAGCTCTACGACAAGGTCCGCGCCGCCGCCGAGTGA
- a CDS encoding DUF4862 family protein: MTTPTAPHHAEPGLLLGSYALPGHDSQEWYEQLEALGVTGLEFPTDGGPDLLTDARTIATHLDRVTPASWVFALTMIPVTMPALKRDDRYGLASPLESSRERAIADVGLALQVARELADISGKPRVVAVEVPSAPGQGEAAALTASLATLAADTPEGTMILLEHCDAAVPHQRAAKGFLDLPTEIAAIAAVDAAPGTLGLCLNWGRSAIEGRSVCTPLEHARLATASGLPVGAVLSGATDTQSEWGAPWSDTHIPPRGDDPALPRESLLDLGSATAFLAAARPDLLAAKVATRGARDEAHLLAVARATVEFTRAALAGSREVG; encoded by the coding sequence ATGACCACTCCCACCGCACCACACCATGCCGAACCGGGTCTCCTGCTCGGTTCCTACGCCCTGCCCGGCCACGACTCGCAGGAGTGGTACGAGCAACTGGAGGCCCTCGGCGTCACCGGCCTGGAGTTCCCCACCGACGGTGGGCCGGACCTGCTCACCGATGCCCGGACCATCGCGACCCACCTGGATCGCGTCACACCGGCGTCCTGGGTGTTCGCCCTCACGATGATCCCGGTGACCATGCCGGCCCTGAAGCGGGATGATCGCTACGGTCTCGCCTCCCCGCTGGAGTCCTCTCGCGAGCGCGCGATCGCGGACGTGGGGCTCGCGCTGCAGGTCGCGCGAGAACTCGCCGATATCTCCGGCAAGCCGCGGGTGGTCGCCGTCGAGGTCCCCTCCGCCCCGGGGCAGGGTGAGGCCGCCGCCCTCACCGCCTCGCTCGCCACCCTCGCGGCGGACACGCCCGAGGGCACCATGATCCTCCTGGAGCACTGTGACGCGGCGGTGCCCCATCAGCGCGCCGCCAAGGGGTTCCTCGACCTTCCCACCGAGATCGCCGCCATCGCCGCGGTGGACGCCGCACCCGGGACCCTCGGGCTCTGCCTCAACTGGGGGCGCAGCGCGATCGAGGGCCGCTCGGTGTGCACACCGCTCGAACATGCTCGCCTGGCCACCGCCTCCGGTCTTCCGGTCGGCGCCGTGCTCTCCGGGGCCACGGACACCCAGAGTGAGTGGGGCGCGCCATGGAGCGACACCCACATCCCGCCACGGGGGGACGACCCGGCGCTGCCCCGCGAGAGCCTCCTGGACCTCGGATCGGCGACGGCGTTCCTCGCCGCCGCCCGGCCCGATCTTCTCGCCGCGAAGGTGGCCACGCGCGGTGCCCGCGACGAGGCGCACCTGCTGGCGGTGGCCCGTGCCACGGTCGAGTTCACCCGCGCCGCGCTCGCCGGCTCCCGCGAGGTGGGCTGA
- a CDS encoding DUF1269 domain-containing protein, whose protein sequence is MATFTAWKYETAEGAAEARAILKRAAGEGLIKVEDQAVLSWPEGAPRPDVNHGHEDGWRDTGWGALIGGLVGTLFFVPFLGIAAGAAIGAVSSLADDYGVTKDEIEVLKNELAPGTSILLAVTSNGDLDRVGERFHGLKATLVATNLSGAEKRDVEQAIEN, encoded by the coding sequence ATGGCCACATTCACCGCCTGGAAGTACGAGACCGCCGAGGGCGCGGCGGAGGCGCGCGCGATCCTCAAGCGCGCCGCCGGAGAGGGCCTCATCAAGGTCGAGGACCAGGCCGTGCTGTCCTGGCCGGAGGGCGCCCCGCGTCCCGACGTGAACCACGGCCACGAGGACGGCTGGCGCGACACCGGGTGGGGCGCCCTGATCGGCGGCCTGGTGGGCACGCTGTTCTTCGTCCCGTTCCTCGGGATCGCGGCGGGTGCCGCGATCGGTGCGGTGTCGTCCCTGGCTGACGACTACGGCGTCACCAAGGACGAGATCGAGGTGCTGAAGAACGAGCTCGCGCCCGGCACGAGCATCCTGCTGGCCGTGACGAGCAACGGTGACCTGGATCGCGTGGGTGAGCGGTTCCACGGGCTCAAGGCGACCCTGGTCGCCACGAACCTCAGCGGCGCCGAGAAGCGCGACGTGGAGCAGGCGATCGAGAACTGA
- a CDS encoding DNA polymerase III subunit delta', whose translation MNADVAAAPEADVWADVVGQPDAVRVLRRAATDPASMTHAWLITGPPGSGRSVAARAFAAALVGGEGDDAASLATRRRVLAGNHPDVRVVATDKTIITVAEVRDLVTLAQRTPGEGEWRVIVVEDADRIVERSANALLKSIEEPPARTVWVLCAPSERDVITTIRSRCRHLSLRIPPAQAVADLLVRRHGIEPEAALTAARAAQSHIGLATSLALNPPARERRDRVLEIAARVRGVGDAVLGAAELVEVATAQASASQTERDALERAELMRALGADAESGTLPPAVRSQIRQLEEDQKRRAKRAVVDGLDRAMTDLLSFYRDVLALQVSADVPVVNAAQAGDVRAVAEASSPEQSLRRMDAIATARTRLAGNVAPLLAVEAMMVALRPQG comes from the coding sequence ATGAACGCCGATGTGGCGGCCGCGCCCGAGGCGGACGTCTGGGCCGATGTGGTCGGCCAGCCCGACGCGGTCCGCGTGCTGCGACGCGCGGCCACCGACCCCGCCTCGATGACCCATGCCTGGCTCATCACCGGTCCGCCCGGGTCGGGCCGCTCCGTCGCGGCCCGCGCCTTCGCGGCCGCGCTGGTGGGCGGGGAGGGCGACGACGCAGCCTCCCTGGCCACGCGCCGTCGGGTTCTCGCGGGCAACCACCCGGACGTGCGCGTGGTCGCCACGGACAAGACGATCATCACGGTCGCCGAGGTGCGCGACCTGGTCACCCTCGCCCAGCGCACCCCGGGGGAGGGGGAGTGGCGCGTCATCGTGGTGGAGGACGCCGATCGGATCGTGGAGCGCAGCGCGAACGCCCTGCTGAAGTCCATCGAGGAGCCGCCGGCGCGGACCGTGTGGGTGCTGTGCGCCCCCAGTGAGCGCGACGTGATCACCACCATCCGCTCCCGGTGCCGGCACCTGTCCCTGCGCATCCCCCCGGCCCAGGCCGTGGCGGACCTGCTGGTGCGGAGGCACGGGATCGAGCCGGAGGCGGCCCTGACCGCGGCGCGAGCCGCGCAGAGCCACATCGGGCTCGCGACGTCCCTCGCGCTGAACCCGCCCGCGCGGGAGCGGCGCGACCGGGTCCTGGAGATCGCCGCGCGGGTGCGCGGGGTCGGGGACGCGGTGCTCGGGGCGGCGGAGCTCGTGGAGGTCGCCACCGCGCAGGCGAGTGCCTCCCAGACGGAGCGTGACGCCCTCGAGCGCGCCGAACTCATGCGGGCGCTCGGCGCGGATGCGGAGTCCGGCACCCTGCCCCCGGCGGTGCGCAGTCAGATCCGCCAGCTCGAGGAGGACCAGAAGCGCCGCGCCAAGCGCGCGGTCGTGGACGGGCTGGACCGCGCGATGACCGACCTGCTGTCCTTCTACCGCGACGTGCTCGCGCTGCAGGTCTCCGCGGACGTGCCGGTGGTCAACGCCGCCCAGGCCGGTGACGTGCGCGCGGTGGCCGAGGCGAGCAGCCCGGAGCAGTCGCTGCGGCGGATGGACGCGATCGCCACGGCCCGCACCCGGTTGGCGGGCAACGTCGCGCCGCTGCTGGCCGTCGAGGCGATGATGGTGGCGCTGCGCCCCCAGGGCTGA
- the tmk gene encoding dTMP kinase: protein MSSTAHPGVFVSFEGGDGAGKSTQSRLLGEWVEREFGREVVRTREPGGTAMGLQLRQLVLHGEDVDPRTEALLYATDRAHHVASLVRPALERGAVVITDRYLDSSLAYQAGGRELGMEELRDLQMWAVGGLLPDVTILLDLDPALLPQRLTGAPDRLERSGEEFHRRTRDAYLGLAVAEPQRWTVLEANRPIDHLAVQVRERVAPLLGSA from the coding sequence GTGAGCAGCACAGCGCACCCCGGCGTCTTCGTCTCCTTCGAGGGGGGCGACGGCGCAGGCAAGTCGACCCAGTCCCGTCTCCTGGGGGAGTGGGTCGAGCGGGAGTTCGGGCGCGAGGTGGTCCGCACCCGGGAGCCGGGTGGCACCGCCATGGGCCTGCAGTTGCGCCAGCTCGTGCTGCACGGGGAGGACGTGGACCCGCGCACCGAGGCCCTGTTGTACGCCACCGACCGCGCACACCACGTGGCCTCCTTGGTGCGGCCGGCCCTGGAGCGCGGTGCCGTGGTCATCACCGACCGTTACCTCGACTCCTCGCTGGCCTACCAGGCGGGTGGCCGCGAACTGGGGATGGAGGAGTTGCGGGACCTGCAGATGTGGGCGGTGGGTGGTCTACTGCCCGATGTGACGATCCTGCTCGATCTCGACCCCGCCCTGCTGCCACAGCGACTGACCGGCGCCCCGGACCGGTTGGAGCGCTCCGGGGAGGAGTTCCACCGCCGCACCCGGGATGCCTATCTGGGCCTGGCCGTCGCCGAGCCGCAGCGCTGGACGGTGCTGGAGGCGAACCGGCCGATCGACCACCTCGCCGTGCAGGTGCGCGAGCGGGTGGCGCCGCTGCTGGGGTCGGCATGA